The following coding sequences lie in one Corynebacterium anserum genomic window:
- a CDS encoding PhoX family protein, which translates to MGLQGRNLLSALDFRSSRSHRTCLYKCGDACFKPVPNTSDNAYFGDLFTREYSRRTALRAGGAAVVTVGGASFLAACADATGTDATSATTQAGTDVAAPPGLNFEMVKPNTEDAVVVPKGYSSDVVIRWGDKVVEGAGEWSVDNQSVENAQKQYGFNCDFAALLPIEGKKNHFLLVSNHEYTTPQQMFTGYDPDNPTKEQVMIELASHGMSIVEVEGNDKDGRLKPVMGKYNRRIHGHTPFELRGPVAGSDLAKTSKDRTGKKVEGTINNCSGGVTPWGTILSGEENVDQYFAGGGEVKNAQARDRYKRYGMEDAETQRKWERFEDRWDIRKEPNEPHRFNYVVEVNPWDPTSTPVKHTALGRFKHEGANIHVTSDGTVVAYSGDDSRFEYLYKFVSSRRMRSGHTAEDRAENMKILDEGTLYVAHFEGNSADFTESGKLPKDGKYDGTGTWKKLLTVTAHGSAESHVEGMSAEEVAVFTREAGDKVGATKMDRPEDVEPHPTSGKVYAALTNNDYRGANREGKNDAPIAEWAPIQENKNGLVMEIDDDHAGEKFTWNLLLVCGDPAQAETYFGGFDKARVSPISCPDNLTFDSFGNLWISTDGNALNSNDGLFAVSLEGETRGQTKQFLTVPAGAETCGPLVFDKRVIVNVQHPGEDDEATVESTTSHWPDGGTSLTRPSTVVAWKDDFGVIGA; encoded by the coding sequence ATGGGTCTACAAGGCCGTAACCTACTGAGCGCTCTGGATTTCCGTTCCAGCAGGTCCCACCGCACCTGCCTATACAAATGTGGCGATGCCTGCTTCAAACCAGTCCCCAACACCTCCGACAACGCTTACTTTGGCGATCTCTTCACGCGGGAGTATTCGCGTCGCACTGCTTTGCGCGCAGGCGGCGCAGCTGTGGTCACGGTCGGAGGGGCGTCGTTTCTCGCTGCATGTGCGGACGCCACTGGTACCGACGCCACGTCTGCCACCACACAAGCCGGTACAGATGTAGCTGCTCCTCCCGGCCTGAATTTTGAGATGGTGAAGCCCAACACTGAAGATGCTGTCGTCGTTCCAAAGGGCTACTCCAGTGATGTCGTCATCCGCTGGGGGGATAAGGTCGTCGAGGGTGCTGGAGAGTGGTCCGTCGACAACCAGAGCGTAGAGAATGCTCAGAAGCAATACGGCTTCAACTGTGACTTTGCTGCGTTATTGCCTATCGAGGGAAAAAAGAACCATTTCCTCTTGGTGTCGAATCACGAATACACCACCCCGCAGCAGATGTTCACAGGCTACGACCCGGACAACCCTACCAAAGAACAGGTGATGATCGAGCTCGCCAGCCACGGAATGTCCATCGTCGAAGTCGAGGGCAATGATAAGGACGGGCGGCTCAAACCAGTGATGGGGAAGTACAACCGCCGCATCCATGGCCACACCCCCTTCGAGTTACGCGGCCCCGTCGCGGGAAGTGATCTGGCCAAGACCTCCAAAGACCGGACAGGCAAGAAGGTGGAAGGCACCATCAACAACTGTTCCGGCGGAGTAACACCCTGGGGCACCATCCTCTCTGGTGAAGAAAACGTGGATCAATACTTCGCCGGCGGTGGTGAGGTGAAGAATGCACAAGCTCGCGATCGTTATAAGCGCTATGGCATGGAAGACGCGGAGACCCAGCGCAAGTGGGAGCGCTTCGAGGATCGTTGGGACATCCGCAAGGAACCGAATGAACCACACCGCTTTAACTATGTGGTGGAGGTGAACCCCTGGGATCCGACGTCCACGCCCGTCAAGCACACAGCGCTAGGCCGTTTTAAGCATGAGGGCGCCAATATTCACGTCACCTCCGACGGCACCGTTGTTGCTTACTCAGGTGACGACTCCCGCTTCGAATACCTCTACAAATTCGTCTCTTCGCGGAGGATGCGCAGCGGCCACACCGCTGAAGACCGTGCTGAGAACATGAAAATTCTGGACGAGGGCACACTATATGTCGCCCATTTTGAAGGTAACTCTGCTGACTTCACAGAATCCGGGAAGCTGCCCAAAGACGGGAAATATGACGGCACCGGCACCTGGAAGAAACTCCTCACTGTCACAGCTCATGGTTCTGCAGAATCACACGTGGAAGGGATGTCCGCGGAAGAAGTCGCGGTCTTCACACGTGAAGCTGGGGACAAGGTGGGAGCCACCAAGATGGATCGGCCAGAAGACGTGGAGCCCCACCCAACCAGCGGCAAGGTGTATGCCGCGTTGACTAACAACGACTACCGAGGTGCAAACCGAGAGGGTAAAAACGACGCTCCGATTGCCGAATGGGCGCCGATCCAAGAGAACAAAAACGGTTTGGTCATGGAAATTGATGACGATCATGCGGGTGAAAAGTTCACGTGGAACCTTCTGCTGGTCTGCGGCGATCCTGCCCAGGCCGAGACGTACTTCGGTGGTTTCGATAAGGCGCGCGTCTCACCTATCTCCTGCCCTGACAACCTCACCTTCGATTCCTTCGGGAATCTATGGATCTCCACCGATGGCAATGCCTTGAATTCCAACGACGGCCTATTCGCCGTCTCTTTGGAAGGAGAGACCCGCGGACAAACCAAGCAGTTCCTCACTGTGCCCGCGGGGGCCGAAACCTGTGGCCCATTGGTATTTGATAAGCGTGTGATCGTCAATGTCCAACACCCGGGTGAAGACGACGAAGCTACGGTGGAATCTACCACGTCCCA
- a CDS encoding DUF3054 domain-containing protein: MTASASSSSHSPSPSQSPHGSARILPFILDLVAIALFGLAARYAHQSPDMPFNFLGWLSTTWPFWVGVLLAWAILRKDAVRGFDYRVGAIVWIFAVASGLIIWAIRHAAVPHWSFVLVATVMGALLIFGWRLIASFVRK; the protein is encoded by the coding sequence ATGACCGCTTCTGCTTCCTCATCTTCTCACTCCCCTTCGCCGTCTCAGAGCCCACACGGCTCTGCGCGTATTCTCCCCTTTATTCTTGACCTCGTTGCTATCGCCCTCTTCGGCCTCGCGGCGCGCTATGCACACCAGTCGCCTGATATGCCGTTTAACTTCCTAGGATGGCTCAGCACCACCTGGCCGTTTTGGGTGGGAGTGCTCCTAGCCTGGGCTATTCTCCGTAAAGATGCGGTCAGGGGATTCGACTACCGAGTGGGAGCTATCGTATGGATTTTTGCGGTCGCTTCTGGGCTGATCATCTGGGCTATCCGCCACGCGGCAGTTCCGCACTGGTCCTTTGTTCTAGTTGCCACGGTGATGGGGGCACTGTTGATCTTCGGCTGGCGACTCATTGCCTCATTTGTGCGCAAGTAA
- a CDS encoding lysylphosphatidylglycerol synthase transmembrane domain-containing protein, whose protein sequence is MNWQKISHIASTKRARSAFVLIVLGAIMWFARDRMYFIGEGWRALKTADLKWILAGCVFVALSMVAQAEVMVIPLRSAGVNVKRRTANVLCMAANAWSSTFPGGPAMSVAMIFREQLKWGATPVIASWYMVLSGVLSGAGMAILAIGSIFFLGLKVQPFTLVLSLVTLAALAFFTNWIASNPSKVENWLISCARVFAGWRKKPKDYYTDNIRGFADQLSAIQLPLPQLAMAIAASLLNWIFEIFCLLACILAVAGEPPIAGVVLSFLLAKLAGQAQITPGGLGPVDVALTTSLVAIAAMTSVQAFAAVIVYRMIGFIGLTAVGWLIYFGAKLARPIFDTDPTRPCPATDDA, encoded by the coding sequence GTGAATTGGCAGAAAATCAGCCACATCGCGAGCACGAAACGCGCCCGAAGCGCCTTCGTGCTCATAGTGCTGGGAGCCATCATGTGGTTCGCTCGCGACCGCATGTACTTCATCGGTGAAGGGTGGCGTGCATTAAAAACTGCCGACTTGAAATGGATCCTGGCAGGCTGTGTGTTCGTAGCGCTATCGATGGTTGCCCAGGCAGAGGTGATGGTGATTCCATTGCGCTCGGCGGGTGTGAATGTGAAACGTCGCACGGCCAATGTCCTCTGCATGGCAGCAAATGCCTGGAGCTCCACGTTCCCCGGTGGCCCGGCGATGAGCGTGGCGATGATTTTCCGCGAACAGCTGAAGTGGGGCGCCACTCCCGTCATCGCTAGTTGGTACATGGTGCTTTCCGGAGTGCTATCGGGAGCCGGGATGGCCATTCTGGCAATTGGTTCTATCTTTTTTCTCGGTCTGAAGGTCCAGCCCTTTACCCTTGTCCTATCACTGGTGACGTTGGCAGCATTGGCCTTTTTTACCAATTGGATCGCCTCCAACCCGAGCAAGGTGGAAAACTGGCTCATCTCCTGCGCCCGAGTTTTCGCTGGATGGAGGAAGAAGCCCAAGGACTATTACACTGACAACATCCGGGGTTTTGCAGATCAACTGTCCGCTATACAGCTCCCGCTCCCCCAATTAGCTATGGCGATTGCCGCAAGCCTGCTCAACTGGATATTTGAGATCTTCTGCCTGCTGGCCTGCATCCTGGCTGTCGCCGGTGAGCCTCCGATCGCAGGCGTGGTTCTGAGCTTCCTCCTCGCCAAGTTGGCGGGCCAGGCACAGATCACACCCGGTGGCCTAGGCCCTGTGGACGTCGCTCTCACCACCTCGCTGGTGGCCATCGCCGCGATGACCTCTGTCCAAGCTTTCGCAGCGGTCATTGTTTACCGCATGATCGGCTTCATCGGTCTCACCGCGGTGGGATGGCTCATCTACTTCGGTGCAAAATTGGCACGTCCCATCTTTGATACGGACCCAACTCGCCCGTGCCCGGCCACAGACGATGCGTGA
- a CDS encoding MMPL family transporter encodes MFSTWGDYAYRFRRVIPLVIIAAIVALFAIFGTQLGDKMSQEGWDDPHSQSTKAAAIEQEIFGRDDKGDVIVLVRGDEPHSATSPEVKSSMTVQLNALKQKYPDNLGPITSYFDNGPKQMATEDGRAAFASVAMAGTGEDVLKNFRIVEKDLRNIKVAGATVEIAGATAVSDALDEGMSRDIKRAEVYALPAVGLLLLLVFGGVIAACMPLLVGLLSIMGSAGVLAILASFTQINVFAQSVVTLLGLGLAIDYGLFMVSRFREELAEGNTIRDAVKNTTATAGKTVVFSALMVAVALSGLLIFPQAFLKSVAFGAISAVGLAALLSVAVLPSIFALLGENIDKWSLKKQTRKRSEVVGGIWGRIPTFAMRHSTIVTIIIVTGMLLMAIPLGGIKLGGLNETYLPPNQDTRVAQQHFDEHFPTMRTDPVKLVVKSDDPRAVSQIYQQANKAEGLSGPFQISQATKDGVTVLSGSVADRNNYSRVVNYLHDLSYDGADIYVAGTPALEVESINALFAKLPWMLLYIVAVSFLLMSLIFGSLIIPAKAVIMNILGTGATLGLLTLLFVDGVGSTLFNFTEGPLMSPVLVLIVAIIFGLSTDYEVFLVSRMVEARARGLSTDRAIRFGTATTGSIITAAALIMIVVCGAFGFSTIVMMKYIAFGMVIALILDATILRMLLVPAVMHMLHEDNWWAPAWIKKLSEKIGHNEQLATPTTVSPHSRNLPFSELMKRMQEDKDEL; translated from the coding sequence ATGTTCAGCACCTGGGGCGACTACGCATATCGCTTCCGTCGCGTCATTCCGTTGGTGATCATCGCAGCAATCGTTGCGCTCTTTGCCATTTTCGGTACTCAATTGGGTGACAAAATGAGTCAAGAGGGGTGGGACGATCCCCATTCCCAATCCACCAAAGCCGCCGCCATAGAGCAGGAGATTTTCGGCCGCGACGACAAAGGCGACGTGATCGTACTCGTCAGGGGCGATGAACCCCACAGTGCTACCAGCCCTGAGGTGAAATCCTCCATGACGGTGCAACTCAATGCCTTGAAACAGAAGTATCCGGATAACCTCGGGCCAATTACCAGTTACTTCGATAACGGGCCGAAGCAAATGGCCACAGAAGACGGACGCGCCGCCTTCGCCTCCGTGGCCATGGCCGGTACTGGCGAGGATGTTCTCAAGAACTTCCGCATAGTGGAGAAAGATCTACGTAACATCAAAGTTGCTGGCGCCACTGTAGAAATCGCTGGCGCCACGGCCGTTTCTGATGCCCTCGATGAGGGCATGTCCCGTGACATCAAGCGAGCCGAAGTCTACGCGCTGCCAGCCGTCGGCCTGTTACTACTCCTCGTATTCGGCGGCGTCATCGCCGCCTGCATGCCGCTTCTCGTGGGGCTGCTCTCCATCATGGGATCCGCGGGTGTGCTGGCAATTTTGGCGTCGTTCACCCAAATCAACGTGTTCGCACAATCCGTCGTCACGTTGCTGGGGCTCGGGCTGGCCATCGACTACGGACTATTCATGGTGTCGCGCTTCCGGGAGGAACTCGCAGAGGGAAATACCATCCGTGACGCGGTCAAAAACACCACCGCCACTGCAGGTAAAACAGTGGTGTTCAGCGCCTTAATGGTGGCTGTGGCGCTCTCCGGACTGTTGATATTCCCGCAGGCATTCCTCAAATCTGTCGCCTTCGGGGCAATCTCCGCCGTAGGGCTAGCCGCATTGTTATCAGTGGCTGTACTTCCGAGCATCTTCGCGCTCCTCGGTGAAAATATCGACAAGTGGTCGCTCAAAAAGCAGACCCGCAAGCGCTCAGAGGTAGTCGGAGGAATCTGGGGTCGCATCCCGACCTTCGCCATGCGGCATTCCACAATTGTGACCATCATCATCGTGACTGGCATGCTGCTCATGGCCATTCCTCTAGGCGGAATCAAACTGGGCGGCCTCAATGAGACCTACCTTCCGCCCAACCAGGACACCCGCGTAGCCCAGCAGCATTTTGATGAGCACTTCCCCACCATGCGCACCGACCCGGTGAAACTCGTGGTGAAGTCCGATGATCCTCGAGCAGTCTCGCAGATTTACCAGCAAGCCAACAAAGCTGAAGGGCTATCCGGTCCCTTCCAGATCTCCCAGGCGACCAAGGACGGGGTCACTGTCCTCAGTGGCTCTGTAGCAGACCGCAACAACTACTCTCGCGTGGTCAACTACCTGCACGACCTCTCCTACGATGGAGCCGACATCTACGTGGCGGGCACGCCTGCTCTGGAGGTGGAGTCCATCAACGCCTTGTTCGCCAAACTCCCGTGGATGCTGCTGTATATCGTGGCCGTCAGCTTCCTGCTGATGTCTTTGATCTTCGGCTCGCTGATCATTCCGGCCAAGGCTGTGATTATGAACATCCTCGGCACCGGAGCCACCCTCGGCCTTCTCACTTTGCTATTTGTCGATGGCGTGGGATCTACCCTTTTCAATTTCACCGAAGGGCCGTTGATGAGCCCTGTTCTGGTGCTGATCGTCGCCATCATCTTTGGCCTATCCACTGACTATGAGGTCTTTTTGGTCTCTCGCATGGTGGAAGCGCGAGCGCGTGGCCTGTCCACGGATCGGGCTATTCGCTTCGGCACAGCGACCACGGGATCCATCATTACCGCAGCAGCGCTGATCATGATTGTGGTGTGCGGCGCTTTCGGCTTCTCCACAATCGTGATGATGAAATACATCGCCTTCGGCATGGTCATCGCCCTTATTCTCGACGCCACCATCCTGCGCATGTTGCTTGTCCCGGCAGTGATGCACATGCTCCACGAGGACAACTGGTGGGCACCCGCATGGATTAAGAAGCTCTCTGAGAAGATTGGGCACAACGAGCAACTCGCTACTCCCACGACGGTCTCTCCTCACTCCCGCAACTTACCGTTCTCCGAACTGATGAAACGTATGCAAGAGGACAAGGACGAGCTGTGA
- a CDS encoding NYN domain-containing protein, translating into MAQYGRSPQTVPAVLLVWDAPNIDMGLGSILGGRPTAAFRPRFDAIGRWLIKRAAELKEEFGSEVLPEATVFTNIVPGSADAVRPWVEALRNIGFAVFAKPKVEDDTDVDEDMLVHIRRRREEGVLDALIVASADGRNFKDLLEELADEIPVTVLGFEEHATWAVDSEAVEFVDLEEIPGVFRERLPRITLDALPDGGAWLTPFRPLSALLD; encoded by the coding sequence ATCGCTCAGTATGGCCGCAGCCCGCAAACCGTACCTGCGGTCTTGCTGGTATGGGATGCACCCAACATCGATATGGGATTGGGTTCCATCCTAGGGGGTCGCCCCACCGCAGCCTTCCGTCCTCGTTTCGACGCCATTGGCCGCTGGCTGATCAAGCGCGCCGCAGAACTCAAAGAGGAATTCGGCAGCGAGGTCTTGCCAGAAGCAACCGTCTTTACCAACATAGTTCCTGGTAGCGCTGACGCTGTCCGCCCCTGGGTGGAGGCGTTACGCAATATCGGCTTTGCTGTCTTCGCCAAACCAAAGGTAGAGGACGATACTGACGTGGACGAGGACATGTTGGTGCACATTCGTCGCCGCCGCGAGGAAGGCGTTTTGGATGCGCTCATCGTCGCCAGTGCCGATGGACGTAATTTCAAGGATCTCCTTGAAGAACTGGCCGACGAGATCCCCGTCACCGTACTCGGTTTCGAAGAGCACGCCACGTGGGCTGTAGATTCAGAAGCCGTGGAATTCGTCGATCTCGAGGAAATTCCAGGAGTGTTTCGCGAGCGTTTGCCGCGCATCACACTGGATGCTCTGCCCGATGGCGGAGCTTGGCTCACCCCATTCCGTCCATTGAGCGCTTTGCTCGACTAA
- the trmB gene encoding tRNA (guanosine(46)-N7)-methyltransferase TrmB, with translation MTNPDNPQNTKNYSEIGALPHGRPLQTEFNDGRDYPRLGSFSFRRGTLTDNQAALWDEHWPRLGKVLSDEHIDLDTWFGRRAPNGTIVEIGSGTGTSTAAMAPLEKDTNIVAVELYKAGHAKLLGSIVRDGLDNVRLIRGDGVEVLQRMFAPNSLTGVRIFFPDPWPKARHHKRRIIQSGTLHLIAERVKPGGILHVATDHAEYAEWIDELVEVEPQLEYLGWPEDTSDIPVLLDRQIITKFEGKGLDKNHVIKEYLWRKK, from the coding sequence ATGACTAACCCTGATAATCCGCAAAATACCAAAAATTATTCTGAGATTGGGGCACTTCCCCATGGGCGCCCGCTGCAAACCGAGTTTAACGATGGTCGCGATTATCCGCGACTGGGTAGCTTTAGTTTTCGTCGTGGCACACTCACGGACAATCAAGCCGCACTGTGGGATGAGCACTGGCCTCGGCTAGGAAAAGTGCTCTCCGACGAGCACATTGACCTCGATACATGGTTTGGGCGCCGCGCGCCGAATGGCACCATTGTGGAGATCGGTTCGGGAACAGGCACGTCCACCGCAGCGATGGCTCCTTTAGAAAAAGACACCAACATCGTGGCGGTGGAACTATATAAGGCCGGTCATGCCAAGTTACTGGGTTCCATCGTGCGTGATGGCCTCGATAACGTTCGTTTGATCCGGGGTGATGGTGTGGAGGTACTCCAGCGTATGTTCGCCCCGAATTCCTTAACCGGGGTCCGCATCTTCTTCCCCGATCCGTGGCCCAAGGCACGCCATCACAAACGCCGAATCATCCAGTCCGGCACGCTGCATCTCATCGCGGAGCGTGTGAAACCGGGGGGTATTTTGCATGTGGCTACCGATCACGCCGAGTACGCCGAGTGGATCGATGAACTGGTGGAGGTTGAGCCGCAGCTAGAGTATCTGGGCTGGCCTGAGGACACATCCGACATTCCGGTGCTGCTTGACCGTCAGATCATCACCAAGTTCGAAGGAAAAGGCCTGGATAAGAACCATGTGATCAAGGAGTACCTGTGGCGGAAGAAGTAA
- a CDS encoding DUF6802 family protein, with product MDFSFSDVTPHMSDIPPISGVEPEDTLLMGVDGVDYEIPIFRDEESATFTDDEGMSILADTDGDGRVDFVSNVTFNGHFSAWRWQSPQENGLPQPHDAPECGAESWKAERWVCVERGEWG from the coding sequence ATGGACTTTTCTTTTTCCGACGTCACCCCTCACATGTCAGACATCCCCCCTATCTCTGGGGTGGAACCAGAGGATACTCTGCTGATGGGTGTGGACGGGGTGGACTATGAAATCCCTATATTTCGCGACGAAGAGTCTGCCACATTCACCGATGATGAGGGAATGAGCATCCTCGCTGACACGGACGGGGATGGACGCGTGGATTTTGTTTCAAACGTCACATTTAACGGTCATTTTTCCGCGTGGAGGTGGCAATCACCGCAGGAAAACGGATTGCCACAGCCCCATGATGCCCCCGAGTGTGGGGCTGAATCATGGAAAGCAGAGCGCTGGGTCTGTGTAGAGCGGGGGGAATGGGGTTAG
- a CDS encoding phosphoenolpyruvate carboxykinase (GTP) translates to MTIRGLVGEAPTNHQEMLEWIEKSVELFQPDKVVFCDGSDEEWDRLAEELVEAGTLVKLNEEKQPNSYLGRSNPADVARVESRTFICSKNEEDAGPTNNWVDPQKMRDEMLEHFKGSMRGRTMYIVPFCMGPITDESPKLGIEITDSAYVVMSMRIMTRMGKEALDKIGDSGEYVKGWHSVGAPLEEGQEDVAWPCNDTKYITHFPEDREIWSYGSGYGGNAILAKKCYALRIASVMARDEGWMAEHMLILKLISPEDKAYYICAAFPSACGKTNLAMITPTLPGWKAEVVGDDIAWLKFGKDGRLYAVNPENGFFGVAPGTNYSSNPVAMKSLEPGNALYTNVGLTDDGGVWWEGLENRPDHLIDWLGNEWTPDSGENSSHPNSRYCVPISNCPAAAPEYDDPQGVPVSAILFGGRRPDTVPLVTQARDWNHATFIGATLASGQTAAAAEAAVGSLRHDPMAMLPFIGYNVGDYLQHWIDMGNKGGDNMPAVFLVNWFRRGEDGRFLWPGFGENSRVLKWIVDRIEGKVEAEETVVGYTARYEDIDTDGLKETEEDIREALSVNPADWERDLADNEEWLKFMGPKVPAEVWDEFNALKARIEEAK, encoded by the coding sequence ATGACCATCCGTGGGCTTGTCGGTGAAGCGCCAACCAACCACCAGGAAATGCTCGAGTGGATTGAGAAGAGTGTCGAGCTCTTCCAGCCGGATAAGGTTGTCTTCTGTGATGGCTCTGACGAGGAGTGGGATCGCCTCGCAGAAGAGCTCGTAGAGGCTGGCACCCTGGTCAAGTTGAATGAGGAGAAGCAGCCTAATTCTTACTTGGGCCGTTCTAACCCGGCAGACGTCGCCCGTGTGGAGTCTCGCACCTTCATTTGCTCTAAGAATGAAGAGGATGCCGGTCCGACCAACAACTGGGTGGATCCGCAAAAGATGCGTGATGAGATGCTGGAGCACTTCAAGGGTTCCATGCGCGGCCGTACTATGTACATTGTTCCTTTCTGCATGGGACCTATCACTGATGAGTCCCCCAAGCTGGGCATTGAGATTACAGACTCCGCCTATGTGGTGATGTCCATGCGCATCATGACCCGCATGGGCAAGGAAGCCCTGGACAAGATCGGCGACAGTGGTGAGTACGTGAAGGGCTGGCACTCTGTCGGTGCTCCTCTGGAAGAGGGACAAGAGGATGTGGCATGGCCTTGCAACGACACCAAGTACATCACCCACTTCCCTGAGGACCGTGAGATCTGGTCCTACGGATCTGGCTACGGTGGTAACGCCATCCTGGCCAAGAAGTGCTACGCATTGCGCATTGCATCCGTGATGGCTCGCGATGAGGGCTGGATGGCAGAGCACATGCTGATTCTGAAGCTGATTTCCCCTGAGGATAAGGCCTACTACATCTGTGCAGCGTTCCCATCCGCATGTGGCAAGACCAACCTCGCTATGATCACCCCAACTCTGCCGGGCTGGAAGGCCGAGGTTGTCGGCGACGATATTGCCTGGTTGAAGTTTGGTAAGGACGGTCGGCTGTACGCCGTGAACCCGGAAAATGGCTTCTTCGGCGTGGCACCGGGCACCAACTACTCTTCCAACCCAGTGGCTATGAAGTCTCTGGAGCCGGGTAACGCGCTGTACACCAATGTTGGTCTCACCGACGATGGAGGCGTGTGGTGGGAAGGTCTGGAGAACCGGCCTGATCACCTCATCGACTGGTTGGGCAATGAGTGGACGCCGGACTCCGGCGAGAACTCCTCTCACCCTAACTCTCGCTACTGTGTTCCAATTTCCAACTGCCCAGCTGCAGCTCCGGAGTATGACGATCCGCAGGGCGTTCCAGTGTCCGCCATCCTCTTCGGTGGGCGTCGTCCGGACACCGTTCCATTGGTCACTCAGGCTCGTGACTGGAACCATGCCACGTTCATCGGTGCCACCCTGGCTTCCGGTCAGACCGCTGCTGCTGCCGAGGCTGCTGTCGGCTCGTTGCGCCATGATCCGATGGCTATGCTTCCGTTCATCGGCTACAACGTCGGTGACTACTTGCAGCACTGGATCGACATGGGCAACAAGGGCGGCGATAACATGCCAGCCGTGTTTCTCGTGAACTGGTTCCGCCGCGGTGAGGATGGTCGCTTCCTGTGGCCAGGATTCGGTGAGAACTCCCGCGTTTTGAAGTGGATCGTTGATCGCATTGAGGGCAAGGTCGAGGCTGAAGAAACAGTCGTTGGCTACACCGCCCGCTATGAGGACATCGATACCGATGGTCTGAAGGAGACTGAGGAAGATATTCGCGAAGCTTTGTCCGTGAACCCAGCCGACTGGGAGCGCGACCTGGCTGACAACGAAGAGTGGCTCAAGTTCATGGGGCCGAAGGTTCCTGCTGAGGTGTGGGATGAGTTCAACGCTCTCAAGGCCCGCATCGAAGAAGCTAAGTAG
- a CDS encoding 3,4-dioxygenase subunit beta — protein sequence MSTKNSTSQAPTFEGRPLARPNDDIEDQGLAFDLRTLENRQARTGRLNAVSRRGFLSLFGLSVGSATLTACGINSSSSSTASSSTSTSATSTAATDELAEMPTETNGPYPADGTNGPDVLEQVGVERKDIRSSIGGGETANGVPATLRMNIVDMANNNRPMTGAAVYVWHCDATGRYSMYSEGLENETYLRGVQTVNDEGYVEFTTIVPGCYEGRYPHIHFEVFPEIDSISDASNNVLVSQIVVPDAVTEPTYATDNYASSVTPKSHMTLDKDNVFGDGADLQTPTVTGGVKSGFEMTITVGVDTTTEQTGGTMAGPGGDSGPGGGNGGPGGQPPAGNPPGGTPPTGNPPSGNPPSGNPPNGNTANGNPASGNASSAGSQTSTSAGSQAA from the coding sequence ATGAGTACGAAAAACAGCACTTCACAAGCGCCCACTTTTGAAGGGCGACCTCTTGCCCGCCCGAATGACGACATCGAAGATCAAGGACTCGCCTTTGATCTGCGCACCCTGGAGAACCGCCAAGCTCGCACCGGCCGCCTCAACGCTGTCAGCCGTCGAGGGTTCTTGAGCCTGTTCGGACTCAGTGTAGGCAGCGCAACTCTCACCGCCTGCGGAATCAACAGTTCCTCCAGCTCAACCGCAAGCAGTAGCACAAGCACCTCTGCGACAAGCACGGCCGCTACTGATGAACTCGCTGAAATGCCCACAGAAACCAACGGACCCTATCCAGCAGACGGTACCAACGGACCTGATGTGCTGGAACAAGTCGGTGTGGAACGCAAGGACATCAGAAGCAGCATCGGAGGAGGAGAAACTGCCAATGGCGTTCCGGCGACTCTGCGAATGAATATCGTGGACATGGCTAACAATAACCGCCCGATGACCGGCGCAGCGGTCTACGTCTGGCATTGCGACGCCACTGGCCGCTACTCCATGTACAGCGAAGGCTTGGAGAATGAGACCTACCTACGTGGTGTGCAAACTGTCAACGACGAAGGCTACGTAGAATTCACCACCATCGTCCCCGGATGCTACGAAGGACGATACCCGCACATTCACTTCGAAGTATTCCCAGAGATCGACAGCATCTCGGACGCATCCAACAACGTTCTGGTTTCCCAAATTGTTGTTCCCGACGCAGTAACGGAGCCAACCTATGCCACGGACAACTATGCCAGTTCCGTCACTCCAAAGTCTCACATGACTCTGGACAAAGATAATGTCTTTGGCGATGGCGCTGACCTGCAAACACCCACGGTCACGGGCGGCGTGAAGTCCGGATTCGAGATGACTATCACCGTTGGTGTAGACACCACAACGGAGCAGACCGGCGGCACTATGGCAGGCCCTGGTGGCGATAGCGGACCAGGCGGCGGGAATGGCGGACCAGGCGGCCAGCCGCCAGCGGGCAACCCACCGGGCGGAACCCCGCCTACGGGGAATCCTCCAAGTGGGAATCCACCTAGCGGCAATCCACCGAACGGAAATACCGCCAACGGAAACCCTGCAAGCGGCAACGCCTCCAGCGCTGGCTCCCAAACCAGCACCTCAGCGGGTAGCCAGGCTGCGTAA